From the genome of Mastacembelus armatus chromosome 12, fMasArm1.2, whole genome shotgun sequence:
GAAGCTTCCACATTATTATGTTTACAGCGCCTCTAGTTGTTAAAACTATTCGTTCATTTTTGTCATTCCACAGGGTTGTTCTTCATCTTGCCATGCACTGACAGCTTTATTAATGTGGACATGCGCACCATCACCTTCGACATCCCCCCGCAAGAGGTACGACATGCACTCTTCCTCTTATGTTAAACAAATACTTCATCACTTTCCCAGAAATTGCAGATTCTTGACACAGCCTACTAGTAATATACTTCTTCATACATTTCTATTAAGCATTTGTTTCCTGAATATCCAACCTTTTCTACCTATtatttccttgtttgtgtgtttaatcaCTGTTACTTGCAGGTTTTGACCAAAGACTCTGTGACAGTAAGTGTGGATGGTGTGGTGTACTACAGAGTCCAGAATGCTACGCTGGCTGTGGCTAACATCACTAATGCTGATGCTGCTACCCGGCTGCTGGCCCAGACCACCCTGAGGAACGTCCTGGGCACCAAGAACCTGGCAGAGATCCTGTCAGACCGTGAGGAGATCGCTCACAGCATGCAGGTAGGGTAGAGTAGCTGTTACATACAAACACTCTTAGCTTCCACTGTGCTCCAAAACATGCTAATATTAATACATGGTAATAATTATATGCTTCTCCCATTTATTTAAAGCTATTGTAGATAACTTTGTGGTGGATTTTAAATGCTGTATACTGCTTAAAGTAAGTAATCTAATATGACTTAAGTTTTTACACACTTCCATCAAGACTTGTCACCTTGTGTTGAAattgcaacacaaaaacaattgtAATCCACAATTcaattaaagctgcactaattaAGATTTCTGCATTAATAATGGATTAAAAGATCAGTACATCTTCTCAGTGCCAAACAGCAGATAGAGACAGTGAGCAGCTACCAGCTGTGACTGAGGAATCCAGATATGTGCGTAGGCCACACCAGAGCTAAAGGGTGAATGGACTTAAATTCATTagatggacacaaacatgactccaaatgaatggTAATGTTGTGTTATGTCTGGCAGACATGTAAATTGGCAGCTGTCCATTAAAGTAGTGGAAAAAGTCAGTCAGTTTAGCTTTAACAGCCTTTTAAACCTTGTAAACCTGTACTTGATTTTTTAGCAGGCATATTCAGAGCTTCTGAACGTCCTAAATACTTCTATTAAAATTATACAATAGATCTGTACAACCTTAATACACAGATTGCTTTAATGGCAGGTCTGCTTTTTAACTTTTACTGGatattttaaaagattaaaatattaaatattaaaaaagattaaaatttCATCAGACGCTGCTGTCTGTTCTGTGAAATGAATAgtctttttaaatctttgtcTCCTATATGAGTGGGCATGATGCTTGTCTATCTGTGTGAGAATCACATCAACATAGTGGCATTCGTAAAAAAAGGAGAGTTGTTGTTTTGAGGCTGTACACATCAATAAAAATAGATTTCAGCAATAATAAGAGACTAATAACAAACACTGACTGGTGTAGAAAACAGAATGAAGGATTAGGTTTCTGAAGCCCAGGTTTACTATCTGCATAATTCAGCTGTCACCTGAACTGCAGTTAAATGTCTATCAGCTGTAAACAAAGGAAACCTCAGGTAATCATGTGTTCTGTGTAGAGCACAGCTGTTAGTCTCAGCTTTTGAGCTCAgtagttcatttatttatgaaatcTTGACTTCCAGTTTGTTCTCAGTGACTGTAAATGCTGAAATTTCTTGTTAGAAGAAGTTCATCAATGAGTTCTTCATTAATGTAAAATGAACTCCATGTTCAGTATCAAAGTTTGAGATGTTCTGTTGGATTAATCAAAGCGTACTGGTTAGTGCAAGTTAAGTTAGTCAGTTTCCACTATTGTAAAAGTGAAGTGTGGTGTCTGAGAATGCTTTTTACACAATTCAGTATGAAGTTGGAGATACTGTTTCTCTCCTCATGTCAAATAGGGTCATCTCTGTATTAGTTTGCTTCACCCCACTGGAGTACAATAGAAAAagagcctcctcctcctggagTCTGTGGAAGGAGCCGACGTGTGGATCATTATCTGTCTTGAATCATAGTTGAATTAATAGGCCTTAAGGACCTCAGCATCCCTTTGGTTCAGTTGCAGTTACTGATGCTGCAGTAGTGACCTGTCTGCTTAAAGGCCAGTACTATCACTGTTTACCAACAGTGATTCCTTTGGTGCTGCATTGAGAGCCTTAATCCACTCACTGGTCAATAGATACGTATATAGTATAAGTATAAGTATATGGCATTACTAGATATCTGCAAGCAGGGTTTAGCCCCAGGAGTTTATATTTTGTTGTCACAGTGAAAAACTTTGCCTGACTTGATTTAACACAAGAATAAAGCTCCTTTCTCCACCACCACTGTACTGAGTATAAAGGCCAATTTGTTATGGATAGACATTTTTGACATCTACATAAACTAGAtattaataagaaaaatgaGATATGTCTACCTTGCAAATTTAGTAGAAATTGGTTGATTATAGTAATTTAGAAAACAaggtaaaaatgtttgtaaaggTTGAAGACTTATCTTTTTGTCCCTTCAGTCCACTCTGGACGATGCTACAGATGACTGGGGTATCAAGGTGGAGCGGGTGGAGATCAAAGATGTAAAGTTGCCTCTTCAGCTCCAGAGAGCCATGGCAGCTGAGGCTGAGGCCAGCCGTGAGGCCAGAGCAAAGGTAAGGTGTTCCAGTCTCAGTGTCTTTCAGTGGCCTATGAAATCTAGCAAACCTAGTGAAGTCTGTCTTGTTGACTTTGTCATTGTTCTTGTTTCCTTTTTAAGGTGATAGCCGCGGAGGGAGAGATGAACGCGTCACGGGCGCTGAAGGAGGCTTCCCTGGTGATTGCAGAGTCTCCATCAGCCCTGCAGCTGCGCTATCTTCAGACCCTCAATACCATCGCTGCTGAGAAGAACTCCACCATCATTTTCCCGTTGCCGCTGGAGATGATGCAGGGCTTCATCAAACATTAACGATGAGTCTCCAAACACATTCTTCACAATTATACAGCATACATCACTTAAACACATCTTTAGCCTCTGTGTCCACTAAACCTCTCCCCCTTGAATCAGCAGTGCTGGGGCAGCAGATTAGAAAGTTGGGCTTGTAGCTCATGATACACTAAGAGTGACCAGCTGTTAAAACCACACAGCCATCATTTATATATGTAGGGTCAGCACCTGTGTGAGAGGAAACAGTTCCACACCAACAGGCAGCAGCAGTCTGTTAATAGTctaaaaaggaaaactgaaataactGACTGTTAATAGCCCATGGAAATTTAGTTACTCCATATTAAATGTCCATTTTgctgcaaaaatatatttttgaattaATCGGATAGTGTAAACACATGGACAGAAGctagaaaatgaaatgtacCTTATGTCTCATGTTTGCTTTGCTCagatttgtttctctttttgtcctcTGATCTGTTTGGCTGAACAGCCACACAGAGACCTCTCTGCTGATTCAGCATGCTCTGTCAGCTGAATGGCTGCTGATCAGGGTCAGACAGAGCCACTGGTGCCAGACACTCAACAAAATCTACACGTTAGGCTGGTGTATCCTGCCAAGAACTGACCAAAGCATTAATAGAGGATTTAAATTGGTAATATAAATCACATTTAACTCAAAACAGCCATAGTGCAGCAGGTGGTTTAGCTTTGACAAAGAGTAATTGCAGAAAGTATAACATTTCTTATCAGTTTTACAGTTAAAAAGAAAGTGCCTGCTGGATATGTGGccttatatatacacacacacacacacacaaatacacacgaATTCTTGCATTTACACCAACAAGCCCAAACATTTGTGCTTTGACTGATCTGTAGCTATGCAGTCTCATACACAGCTTGGTGTGTTATGACATATTTCTCCCATAACcatcaacattttctgtgacTTACACCACATTAGTCCATCTGTTCAGATCAGACCACAATGAATAGGCTTTGTTGCTGTTCTGATGATGGGCTGCTTCATAGTGTCCCTCCTCGGGCCACTGTCACTAGGCACTTACTGCTACTGACTGGGAGCAGCCCATGATCCGCGCCACGTTGGAGATGCTCCAACCTGGTTGTTTGGCCCTTGGCAGAGTCTTTCCTGAAGGACTTGACCTGAGTGACTTTAACAAGGGTTAACTGAGAACTGACTGTTCACATTCTGTGTGAATGTCAATATATCTGCCATAATTCATTATTAAGATAATCAACATTTTGCTTTATCTGTGTGGTTATGTTTTGACTAATTGCTGTGTAATATTGTCTAAAGCAGTACTTCCTGGTATTGTGGCACTACTGTGTAATACTCATTATCATTATTGGCtacaaattattttcatatcGCATGAGGACTTTGAAGACCATATTGCCAATCCCCAAAAACCTGGATTTTAGTGCAAAAAAACCATTCCAATCCCAACACTAAACTTACATGGTAATCCTTAAGCTTTTAACACATAGAGCCTTTTGCCTTTTTACAACATTAGCAGTTGTAAATAAGAGTAAATATGGTGCATAAACAGACCGAACTGTCTCAGATTGGccagtggtatcaaatggacCCATGCTAAAGCTACAATGGCAAAATCTTTGGTATATAAGGTTTGGTGTAGTTTATCACACACTATCCAGCATGAGAGGTGTGCAGCAGTCTTAACCTAACCCTTTCAGAAAGTAGGCATTAGCCAGTGACATACAAATATTGCAGGAGCACAGATGCATTTCCCCCTCTATGAAATGCCTTTTCACATGTTGCAAATGCTGTTGTCATTACTGACTATCAAGTGGATGATACTTAGTTTACTATAACCTTTCTATTCACACACATTGGAATATTcaggatggtggacaaaatattagGAATACTTCAAATTAAAGTTTATTCAACATCCATCTCACATAGTAAGTGAACATTTTCAGTAATGCAGGTTGCACTTTGCGCATCGCAGGGCTCTCAGCTGTtcctattattttgtccacactCACTGTGGCTTCATTGTCTGTTTGGAGAAGCAGGGACTTTTAGGAGGGACTGTGTCTTTGTGCCAAAAGCCTTAACCTACTGCCATCGACTTATTTTTTACAAGATAATGTAATCTCTATGCACttccaaattaaaatgaaagcatcttatttttaaacagtgttaACACGCACCAATAGTTAATCGTCTTTGTAGTCATCTATTGTAAAAGTAACATGTAGTGGTGATATTGTTATTCTTTTGACATATACAGAAAAAGACTGAGTGTTGGTAAATGTATCTTACAGTACCCAGTGTATGTGAATTAGTATTGTCACTATATATCAGTCTATTTCTCTCTGAtgctacatatatatatatatatatatatataatttttttgttACAGGTACATAGAAAATAATCTTGTAATTGTTGACCTATTTGGAGTAAATGTAGACCTGCTCTACATTCATCTTGATCTCTTGCAGAAAAGTCAGcaacagaaaggaaagagatgGTTACGCAGAGTAACAGCCATCCACTATGCATTGTTAACACACTCAATAACTGTTCTGCTTCTTTTGAATCATTTAGTTTTCACTGAAGAACAAAAAggcatatttattaaaatgagtTCTTTACGGTGCCCATCATCTACACTGCTTATCCTGTAGTGGGTCATGGTGGGTCTGGAGCCAGCTGACATTGGGGGCAAAGTGTGGTTATGCTAGTCTAAGCTAGTTTTATTCAGGATTCATGGTTATGTTTTTACAGCTAACTGTGTTGTACTGTTTGATTatctttgatattgttttatcttgacttaatacatttactgtacGTATGAAGGCTTTAAATAAAGATCCTGTCAAAAAGTTTTTCTATG
Proteins encoded in this window:
- the stom gene encoding stomatin; its protein translation is MSVNDERAAMKESKGRDRQSALESSDSDIGFCGWLLVGLSVLLMLVTLPISIWMCIKIVKEYERAIIFRLGRILRGGAKGPGLFFILPCTDSFINVDMRTITFDIPPQEVLTKDSVTVSVDGVVYYRVQNATLAVANITNADAATRLLAQTTLRNVLGTKNLAEILSDREEIAHSMQSTLDDATDDWGIKVERVEIKDVKLPLQLQRAMAAEAEASREARAKVIAAEGEMNASRALKEASLVIAESPSALQLRYLQTLNTIAAEKNSTIIFPLPLEMMQGFIKH